A region of Cyanobacteriota bacterium DNA encodes the following proteins:
- a CDS encoding response regulator transcription factor, whose amino-acid sequence MAINDYLSAAGYSVIVAENGSVALRMLDQWQPHLLITDINMPSMDGYQLVQKLRQQPELRLMPVVFLTARAQVEERIKGYQVGGDVYLPKPFELAELGAVVRSLLERSQIVQHSLVKAELQAQSQATKYQEAVGEVSKAVNPQRSPSNLTPREQDVLRLLVEGLSNSQIGEQLHLSARTVEKYVSSLLRKTATNNRAELVRYVMTHHWID is encoded by the coding sequence CTGGCAATCAATGATTATTTGTCAGCGGCTGGCTATTCGGTCATTGTGGCTGAGAATGGCTCTGTTGCGTTGCGTATGCTAGACCAATGGCAACCCCATCTGCTGATCACAGATATCAATATGCCTAGTATGGATGGTTACCAGCTAGTGCAAAAATTGCGTCAACAGCCGGAGTTAAGGCTCATGCCTGTGGTTTTTCTCACTGCTCGCGCTCAGGTTGAGGAGCGGATTAAGGGTTACCAAGTTGGTGGTGATGTCTATCTGCCTAAGCCATTTGAGCTAGCTGAGCTAGGAGCAGTAGTGCGCAGCTTGTTAGAGCGATCGCAAATCGTGCAACATAGCCTTGTCAAGGCAGAGTTGCAAGCACAATCACAGGCTACTAAATACCAGGAAGCTGTAGGAGAAGTCAGCAAGGCTGTCAATCCTCAGCGATCGCCCAGTAATTTGACCCCACGAGAGCAAGATGTCTTACGACTACTAGTGGAAGGACTTTCCAATAGCCAAATTGGCGAGCAGTTGCATCTCAGCGCCCGCACAGTCGAAAAATACGTCAGCAGTTTGTTGCGCAAAACTGCAACTAATAACCGGGCCGAACTAGTGCGCTACGTGATGACCCATCACTGGATTGATTAG
- a CDS encoding serine/threonine protein phosphatase, whose product MAGRRIVVGDVHGHYEGLMLLMEAITPHSDDKVYFLGDLIDRGPQSASVVDFIIKQNYQSLLGNHEQLLLEAFPDEEPSPPDMHIWLCSGGQETVTSYSKDLSQLFEHLKWFRTLPNYLDLGDFWLVHAGVHPGLAVHDQTAQELCWIRTEFHSMTEPYFADKTIIVGHTITFTLPGVKPGELAQGSGWIDIDTGAYHPKSGWLTAIDLDNRWVYQVNVYHSGQFRSLPLDEAIAHVKPQDVLARYRVVSHNHH is encoded by the coding sequence ATGGCTGGGCGACGGATTGTAGTAGGTGATGTTCATGGGCATTATGAGGGCTTGATGCTGCTCATGGAAGCAATTACACCCCATTCGGATGACAAGGTTTACTTCCTCGGTGACTTGATCGATCGTGGCCCTCAAAGTGCCAGCGTTGTTGACTTCATTATCAAGCAAAATTATCAGTCACTGCTGGGTAACCATGAACAACTCCTTCTAGAAGCCTTTCCTGATGAAGAACCCTCGCCTCCAGACATGCACATCTGGCTATGTAGCGGCGGGCAAGAAACAGTCACCAGTTATAGCAAGGATCTGTCTCAACTGTTTGAGCATCTCAAGTGGTTCCGGACGCTGCCAAACTACCTAGACTTGGGAGATTTTTGGCTAGTTCATGCAGGTGTTCATCCTGGGTTAGCTGTTCATGACCAAACAGCTCAAGAATTATGCTGGATTCGGACGGAATTTCACAGTATGACTGAACCCTACTTTGCTGACAAGACAATCATTGTGGGGCATACGATTACCTTTACCCTCCCTGGTGTTAAACCTGGGGAACTAGCTCAAGGATCTGGCTGGATAGACATTGATACAGGAGCCTATCACCCTAAAAGTGGCTGGTTGACTGCAATTGACTTAGATAATCGCTGGGTTTATCAGGTTAATGTTTATCATAGCGGTCAGTTCCGCTCGTTGCCCCTAGACGAGGCGATCGCCCATGTTAAACCCCAAGATGTCCTAGCTCGCTATCGCGTTGTGAGTCATAACCATCACTAA